AAATTAGCCTACCAACGTGCTGAGTTATATGTTAAATATGCGGTAATGAATAGGGTGACAAAGCTTGGAAAGCCTATTGGATCGCGACTGGAAAAAATAGGCAATAATCCGGCTTGCCTTAAAAAGCTGGCATTCAATGAATTTACGCAACAAGCCTCTTAAGAAATAAAAAAACCTCACAAGAAGCTTGTGAGGTTCAAACTAAAAAGCGAGCAAGAGAATATTAGTTAGCTAGATATTCAATTACACAAGTTTGTGCATTATCGCCCACGCGTCTTTTGCTTTTAATAATACGTGTATAACCGCCTTGACGTTCTGTGAAACGAGGGCCTAATTCGCCAAATAATTTCTTAATTACTCTACGGTCTGTATTATAAGCACTTGTATCGCCGTTGCGAGCAGCTCTTTCTTCTTTGTCTGTCAAAGGATTAAAGCAAATCATCAAATCTGCAATTGCTTGTCGGCGAGTGGCAAGGGTATCTTTTTTAGCAAGCGTGATCATTTGATCTGCCAAACTGCGCAAAGCTTTTGCTT
The Parachlamydia sp. AcF125 genome window above contains:
- the rplQ gene encoding 50S ribosomal protein L17, whose product is MRHKKNTCKLGRTSSHRRAMFANMLKSLIDEERIVTTVAKAKALRSLADQMITLAKKDTLATRRQAIADLMICFNPLTDKEERAARNGDTSAYNTDRRVIKKLFGELGPRFTERQGGYTRIIKSKRRVGDNAQTCVIEYLAN